One genomic window of Polyangium aurulentum includes the following:
- a CDS encoding VOC family protein — translation MTVTVNHLALETTDVLRAQDFYCRYFGFRKASEGGPDGFLTNDAGFVLVLEAVDAPSGPPGVFHFGFFLPDAGDVRRLFGAMKSDGVRFEQELVESTNMRGKGTVIFFCLDPDGHKIEVRA, via the coding sequence ATGACGGTCACGGTCAATCACCTGGCCCTCGAGACGACCGACGTCCTGCGCGCCCAGGATTTCTATTGCCGCTACTTCGGATTCCGTAAAGCGAGCGAGGGCGGGCCCGACGGCTTTCTCACGAACGACGCCGGCTTCGTCCTCGTGCTGGAGGCGGTGGACGCGCCCTCGGGGCCCCCGGGGGTCTTCCATTTCGGTTTCTTTCTCCCGGACGCGGGCGACGTGAGGCGGCTCTTCGGGGCCATGAAGTCGGACGGGGTGCGTTTCGAGCAGGAGCTGGTCGAGAGCACGAACATGCGAGGGAAGGGGACCGTGATCTTCTTCTGCCTCGATCCGGACGGCCACAAGATCGAAGTGCGCGCATAG
- a CDS encoding PP2C family protein-serine/threonine phosphatase, with amino-acid sequence MSATPSHFKEHEPLERIRRHAGLLQVKLAGVAGMLRERGAWMTRDVESDLEGLVQALDGFRRDLEEQEAETGGVVSREAQLALFDVSKAITGSLDLQTVLNKVMDAVVELTHAERGYLVLLNETGEFGVQVARNLDQDTLRSMEFAFSSTVIAEVIKSDRSVLTNNAQTDERFSLQRSVTMFRLTSIMAAPLRIRGKVIGVLYVDNRAFAGQFSQQGLELLEAFAGQAAIAIHNAQLFGQTDEALKQRIAELEALYKELAVARERAEKGLVAVEREMKIGRLIQAEFLPRDMPSLPGWQVAARFLPARHLSGDFYDVFPLPGGAVTITIADVCDKGVGAALFMSLVRGLLRAHASRHRDAATVMSAITQTNDYLADNHGRTAMFTTVFFGVLDPVNGTLEYVNCGHDAPILLRASGEEERLESTGPALGAMRDVEFEPAVVKLELGDMLVAFTDGVTDALDPSERAFGEERFLPFIRKKLSSVTAMLGEIEAALRAHIGTAPQFDDITLLALRRNPGRDESGSTMSRTEPPPAPARVAGGLASRRRPR; translated from the coding sequence ATGTCCGCCACGCCAAGCCACTTCAAGGAGCACGAACCGCTGGAGCGGATCCGCCGCCATGCAGGTTTGCTCCAGGTCAAGCTCGCGGGGGTCGCGGGCATGCTACGCGAGCGCGGGGCGTGGATGACGCGCGACGTCGAGAGCGACCTCGAGGGGCTCGTGCAAGCGCTCGACGGTTTCCGCCGCGACCTCGAGGAGCAAGAGGCCGAGACGGGCGGGGTCGTCTCCCGCGAGGCGCAGCTCGCGCTCTTCGACGTGAGCAAGGCCATCACCGGATCGCTCGATCTGCAGACCGTCCTCAACAAGGTCATGGACGCGGTCGTCGAGCTGACCCACGCCGAGCGCGGCTACCTCGTGCTGCTGAATGAAACGGGCGAGTTCGGCGTGCAGGTCGCGCGAAACCTCGACCAGGACACGCTGCGCAGCATGGAGTTCGCGTTCAGCAGCACGGTGATCGCCGAGGTCATCAAGTCCGATCGCAGCGTGCTCACGAACAACGCGCAGACCGACGAGCGCTTCTCGCTGCAGCGCAGCGTCACCATGTTCCGGCTGACGAGCATCATGGCGGCGCCCTTGCGGATCCGCGGCAAGGTGATCGGCGTCTTGTACGTCGACAACCGCGCGTTCGCAGGGCAGTTCTCGCAGCAAGGGCTCGAGCTGCTCGAGGCGTTCGCGGGGCAGGCGGCGATCGCGATCCACAACGCGCAGCTCTTCGGACAGACCGACGAGGCGCTCAAGCAGCGGATCGCCGAGCTCGAGGCGCTCTACAAGGAGCTCGCCGTGGCGCGCGAGCGCGCGGAGAAGGGCCTCGTCGCGGTCGAGCGCGAGATGAAGATCGGCCGCCTCATCCAGGCCGAGTTCCTCCCGCGCGACATGCCGTCCTTGCCGGGCTGGCAGGTCGCCGCGCGGTTCTTGCCGGCGCGCCATCTCTCGGGCGATTTCTACGATGTCTTTCCCCTGCCGGGCGGCGCCGTCACCATCACGATCGCCGACGTCTGCGACAAAGGCGTCGGCGCCGCGCTCTTCATGTCGCTCGTCCGCGGCCTGCTCCGCGCCCACGCCTCGCGGCACAGGGACGCGGCCACCGTCATGTCGGCCATTACCCAGACAAACGATTACCTCGCCGACAACCACGGCCGCACGGCGATGTTCACCACGGTCTTTTTCGGCGTGCTCGATCCTGTGAACGGCACGCTCGAGTACGTGAACTGCGGCCACGACGCGCCCATCCTGCTGCGCGCCTCGGGCGAGGAGGAGCGGCTCGAGTCGACCGGGCCCGCGCTCGGCGCCATGCGCGACGTCGAATTCGAGCCCGCCGTCGTGAAGCTGGAGCTCGGCGACATGCTGGTCGCGTTCACGGACGGCGTCACCGACGCGCTCGACCCCTCCGAGCGCGCATTCGGCGAGGAGCGCTTCTTGCCATTCATCCGCAAGAAGCTATCGAGCGTCACGGCCATGCTCGGCGAGATCGAGGCCGCGCTGCGCGCGCACATCGGCACCGCTCCCCAGTTCGACGACATCACCCTGCTCGCCTTGCGGCGAAACCCCGGCCGCGACGAGTCGGGCAGCACCATGTCGAGGACCGAGCCGCCCCCGGCCCCGGCGCGTGTCGCCGGCGGGCTCGCTTCGCGGAGGCGGCCACGCTGA
- a CDS encoding CPBP family intramembrane glutamic endopeptidase, which yields METHAGSPKRAVHFVLLTYALSLLLFAIFSVAGGQWSSLPGVAMGVVYMYMPALATVILHGLVYREPIAGPLGVALNVNRFWLVAWLLPLVLALAAFALALALPEVRLSSDLTGLLSRFEGKLPPEKMEELRQKLAEMPVHPFALAIVQSLLAGPTINSVAAFGEELGWRGFLHRELSPLGFWRSAAVIGFVWGLWHAPLVLRGHNYPEHPGLGVPMMVVFCMLLAPLLAFVRNRGRSVLAATVMHGSINATAGLAVMLLSGGNDLLVGLTGAVGFVVLLVANAGLLVYERRGGGVREVADPA from the coding sequence ATGGAAACGCACGCGGGCTCTCCGAAGCGCGCCGTCCACTTCGTCCTGCTCACGTACGCGCTCAGCCTGCTGCTCTTTGCGATCTTCAGCGTCGCTGGCGGTCAATGGAGCTCGCTCCCCGGCGTGGCGATGGGCGTCGTGTACATGTACATGCCCGCGCTCGCGACCGTGATCCTGCACGGGCTCGTCTACCGCGAGCCCATCGCGGGGCCGCTCGGGGTCGCGCTGAACGTCAATCGATTCTGGCTGGTCGCGTGGCTGCTTCCGCTCGTGCTCGCGCTCGCGGCGTTCGCACTCGCGCTCGCCCTGCCCGAGGTGCGCTTGTCCTCGGACCTGACGGGGCTCCTGTCGCGATTCGAGGGGAAGCTGCCGCCCGAGAAGATGGAGGAGCTGCGCCAGAAGCTCGCAGAGATGCCCGTGCACCCGTTCGCGCTCGCGATCGTGCAATCGCTGCTCGCGGGCCCCACGATCAATTCCGTGGCCGCGTTCGGCGAGGAGCTCGGCTGGCGCGGCTTTCTGCACAGGGAGCTATCGCCGCTCGGCTTCTGGCGCTCTGCGGCGGTGATCGGCTTCGTGTGGGGGCTGTGGCACGCGCCGCTCGTCCTGCGGGGGCACAACTACCCCGAGCACCCCGGGCTCGGTGTGCCGATGATGGTCGTCTTTTGCATGCTGCTCGCGCCGCTGCTCGCGTTCGTGCGCAACCGGGGAAGGAGCGTGCTCGCGGCGACGGTGATGCACGGCAGCATCAATGCAACGGCGGGCCTCGCGGTGATGCTGCTTTCGGGGGGGAACGACCTGCTCGTCGGGTTGACCGGGGCCGTCGGGTTCGTCGTCCTGCTCGTCGCGAACGCGGGGCTGCTCGTGTACGAGCGTCGTGGCGGCGGCGTGCGCGAGGTCGCGGATCCAGCCTGA
- a CDS encoding sensor histidine kinase encodes MLTERAGRLRDVLLFLALALLPTLAVGVLGLRAIQGEEAAQRREAQSSLEASAERIRLRVEQALGEADGALSAARIDPDLRSAAEALARIAPPFAVAVLLDRDRTLAIPAAPPPPATPAPAGRCLELADRFARGGEATARREARKDLLTQCPDARGQGGRFLYPVVALSNLSTEEAEGFVAWLEAHAPLLSPGEREATREEIAKAGALAGALRARALEALRGSPSTRERVLAALRSEAAAAALREGPDRAGMLRFRASGALGVLRALDDGRLAGFVVHPGSLAAAFETGWPGLPQDQRAEIASALVPRNGPRATAAIAPGLEVTVTPADPAAIDVRATRARRILGALGAGAVAVSLGLLALLWSRVRAARRTSELRVDFVSAVSHELRTPVSSVRMLSELLAEGRVEPNEQREVFEALARESKRLGDTVERMLSLGRMAKGRLAAVRAEANVARVAEEAISAFEERFPGLPPIERDIEEPAAAHADAGQIRLAIDNLLDNARKYAPDGTPYRVRVRRESGGVAIRVEDRGPGIARRDQRRIFEPFERLDDKLSRQTEGSGLGLSLVRHVMRAHGGSARVESEPGRGAAFVLFIPGRKS; translated from the coding sequence GTGCTCACCGAACGCGCCGGCCGACTGCGGGACGTCCTGCTCTTTCTGGCGCTCGCGCTCCTGCCCACGCTCGCCGTGGGCGTGCTCGGGCTGCGCGCGATCCAGGGCGAAGAGGCCGCGCAGCGCCGGGAGGCGCAAAGCTCGCTCGAGGCCAGCGCAGAGCGCATCCGGCTGCGCGTCGAGCAGGCCCTCGGCGAGGCCGATGGCGCCCTGTCCGCCGCGCGCATCGATCCCGACCTCAGGAGCGCCGCCGAGGCCCTCGCGCGCATTGCCCCGCCCTTCGCCGTGGCCGTGCTCCTCGACCGCGACCGCACGCTCGCCATCCCCGCCGCGCCCCCTCCGCCCGCCACGCCCGCGCCCGCGGGCCGGTGCCTGGAGCTGGCCGATCGCTTCGCCCGGGGAGGTGAAGCGACCGCGCGCCGCGAGGCTCGAAAAGACCTCCTCACGCAATGCCCCGACGCGCGCGGACAAGGCGGGCGCTTTCTCTATCCTGTCGTCGCGCTCTCCAATCTATCGACCGAGGAGGCCGAGGGGTTTGTCGCGTGGCTCGAGGCGCACGCGCCCCTGCTTTCGCCGGGTGAACGGGAGGCGACGCGCGAGGAGATCGCGAAGGCTGGGGCGCTCGCGGGGGCGCTACGCGCGCGGGCGCTCGAGGCGCTGCGGGGGTCGCCGTCCACGCGCGAGCGGGTGCTCGCAGCCCTGCGAAGCGAGGCGGCCGCGGCGGCGCTGCGCGAGGGGCCCGACCGCGCCGGGATGCTCCGATTCCGCGCCTCGGGGGCGCTCGGCGTGCTGCGCGCGCTCGACGACGGACGCCTCGCGGGATTCGTCGTTCACCCGGGCTCGCTCGCGGCGGCCTTCGAGACCGGCTGGCCCGGCCTGCCCCAGGACCAGCGCGCGGAGATCGCGAGCGCCCTCGTGCCCCGCAATGGCCCGCGCGCGACCGCCGCCATTGCGCCCGGGCTCGAGGTCACGGTGACCCCCGCAGATCCGGCCGCCATCGACGTTCGCGCCACCCGGGCCCGCCGCATTCTCGGGGCGCTCGGCGCGGGCGCGGTGGCCGTCTCGCTCGGACTGCTCGCGCTTTTATGGTCGCGCGTCCGCGCGGCGCGGCGCACGAGCGAGCTGCGCGTCGATTTCGTCTCCGCCGTGTCGCACGAGCTGCGCACGCCCGTCTCCTCGGTCCGCATGCTCTCGGAGCTCCTGGCCGAGGGGCGCGTCGAGCCGAACGAGCAGCGCGAGGTCTTCGAGGCCCTCGCCCGCGAATCGAAGCGGCTCGGCGATACGGTCGAGCGCATGCTCTCGCTCGGCCGCATGGCCAAAGGCCGACTCGCCGCCGTGCGCGCGGAGGCGAACGTGGCGCGCGTGGCGGAGGAAGCGATCTCGGCCTTCGAGGAGCGATTTCCTGGCCTGCCCCCGATCGAGCGCGATATCGAGGAGCCCGCTGCCGCGCACGCCGACGCGGGGCAGATCCGGCTCGCCATCGACAACCTCCTCGACAACGCGCGCAAATACGCGCCCGACGGGACGCCCTACCGGGTGCGCGTGCGGCGCGAGTCCGGCGGCGTCGCCATCCGCGTCGAGGACCGGGGGCCGGGCATCGCGCGGCGCGATCAGAGGCGCATCTTCGAGCCCTTCGAGCGCCTCGACGACAAGCTCAGCCGGCAAACCGAGGGCAGCGGGCTCGGCCTTTCCCTCGTCCGGCACGTGATGCGCGCCCACGGTGGCTCGGCGCGCGTGGAGAGCGAGCCGGGCCGCGGCGCGGCATTCGTTCTTTTCATTCCCGGGAGAAAGTCATGA
- a CDS encoding response regulator transcription factor codes for MTDRRPAGRQETILLVEDDLTLRLAMTKTLRSEGFRVEVAGTGREGLDAALALRPDLVLLDVMLPGMNGFEVCQKLREQDPDVPILMVTAKGEESDKVRGLRLGADDYIVKPFGVAELCARIDAALRRRRRTDAENETVGVGEVLIDFRAHTLERAGQPIEATALEMRLLRYLVRHEGTLLPRQRILDAVWGADYFGTDRTVDNFINRLRTKIEQDPKNPRHIVTVRGAGYRFTRMPSSEGGSE; via the coding sequence ATGACGGACAGGCGCCCCGCCGGACGGCAAGAGACGATTCTGTTGGTCGAGGACGACCTCACGTTGCGCCTCGCCATGACCAAGACGCTGCGCTCGGAGGGCTTTCGCGTGGAGGTCGCCGGCACCGGGCGCGAGGGCCTCGACGCAGCGCTCGCGCTCCGGCCCGACCTCGTGCTGCTCGACGTGATGCTGCCCGGGATGAACGGCTTCGAGGTCTGCCAGAAGCTGCGCGAGCAGGACCCGGACGTGCCCATCTTGATGGTGACCGCCAAGGGCGAGGAGAGCGACAAGGTGCGGGGATTGCGCCTCGGCGCCGACGATTACATCGTCAAACCCTTCGGCGTGGCCGAGCTGTGCGCGCGCATCGACGCCGCGCTCCGGCGACGCCGACGCACCGACGCGGAAAACGAGACGGTCGGAGTCGGCGAGGTGCTGATCGATTTCCGCGCCCACACGCTCGAGCGGGCCGGGCAGCCGATCGAGGCGACGGCCCTCGAGATGCGCCTCTTGCGCTACCTCGTGCGCCACGAGGGCACGCTCCTGCCGCGCCAGCGCATCCTCGACGCGGTCTGGGGCGCCGATTATTTCGGCACCGACCGGACCGTGGACAACTTCATCAACCGGCTGCGCACGAAGATCGAGCAGGACCCGAAGAACCCGCGCCACATCGTGACCGTTCGCGGCGCGGGGTATCGATTCACGCGGATGCCCTCGAGCGAAGGCGGGTCGGAGTAG
- a CDS encoding FAD-dependent monooxygenase — translation MSKPQIVIVGAGPAGMVLAYQLVTNGVPVRVLEQHPDLEREFRGELLGPSVLPALDSLGILPMLTERGFARPGVERRMFVGAKRRVTLPGGAELGAQISQPGLLALLHELCSRHPHYQLDFKTTALSAVREGERVTALVVRREGREERVEGDVFVVCNGRNSRLRKDLGLDVELSEKPDSTLWLRFDFADAPEALPRTVDVHMFGKGVVVVHFATAGKPRLQIAYSAPGDVGALRKDLPALRERLLPTLPEGLRELVAARIDDRMESQVLAVAIDRLKTWHVPGMLFLGDAAHTMSPAGGQGLNLAIRDSIVAANHMIDAVRAGTPIDAPVFARIEGERRPEIEAAQAGQLRAHRMVHKPLFVEHMMFTMLGVVMRFKTFAIPPPPPVEPRHAVRATPQ, via the coding sequence ATGTCGAAGCCCCAGATCGTCATCGTGGGCGCAGGACCGGCGGGGATGGTGCTTGCCTACCAGCTCGTCACCAACGGCGTGCCCGTGCGCGTGCTCGAGCAGCACCCCGACCTCGAGCGCGAGTTCCGCGGCGAGCTGCTCGGCCCCTCGGTGCTGCCCGCGCTCGACAGCCTCGGTATCCTGCCCATGCTCACCGAGCGCGGATTCGCGCGCCCCGGCGTCGAGCGGCGCATGTTCGTGGGCGCGAAGCGAAGGGTGACCCTCCCGGGCGGCGCCGAGCTCGGGGCGCAGATCTCGCAGCCGGGCCTGCTCGCGCTTTTGCACGAGCTTTGCAGCCGCCACCCGCATTACCAGCTCGACTTCAAGACGACCGCGCTCTCCGCCGTGCGCGAGGGTGAGCGCGTGACGGCGCTCGTCGTGAGGCGCGAGGGGCGCGAGGAGCGCGTGGAGGGCGACGTCTTCGTGGTCTGCAATGGGCGCAATAGCAGGCTGCGCAAGGACCTCGGGCTCGATGTCGAGCTGTCCGAGAAGCCCGATTCCACGCTCTGGCTGCGGTTCGATTTCGCCGACGCGCCCGAGGCGCTCCCCCGGACGGTGGACGTCCACATGTTCGGCAAGGGCGTGGTCGTCGTGCACTTCGCGACGGCGGGCAAGCCGCGCTTGCAGATCGCCTACAGCGCGCCCGGCGACGTGGGCGCCTTGCGCAAGGATCTCCCCGCCCTGCGCGAGCGCCTGCTCCCCACGCTGCCCGAGGGGCTGCGGGAGCTCGTCGCGGCGAGGATCGACGATCGCATGGAATCGCAGGTGCTCGCCGTCGCGATCGATCGATTGAAGACGTGGCACGTGCCGGGGATGCTCTTCCTCGGCGACGCAGCGCACACGATGTCGCCCGCCGGAGGTCAGGGGCTGAACCTCGCGATTCGCGACAGCATCGTCGCCGCCAATCACATGATCGACGCCGTCCGCGCCGGCACGCCGATCGACGCCCCGGTCTTCGCGCGCATCGAGGGGGAGCGGCGCCCCGAGATCGAGGCCGCGCAGGCGGGGCAATTGCGCGCGCACCGCATGGTGCACAAGCCGCTCTTCGTCGAGCACATGATGTTCACGATGCTCGGCGTGGTGATGCGCTTCAAGACGTTCGCGATTCCCCCGCCGCCGCCCGTCGAGCCGCGTCACGCCGTGCGCGCAACCCCGCAATAG
- a CDS encoding AgmX/PglI C-terminal domain-containing protein, with protein sequence MAIAAAFAPGCASVEGGDGDEAPAMATPAASEPSIALRIERAARALDRGEDAKKAREDIEAVLRAPSATATDRDEATLVLSRALEVMGDKEGAISAVEKLISGHAADREWTASAEAEKRLRKLLTGNEEEPSRRFTPAKPPVSSFAHALTKYFKADENGQEHVRVLAFGGRNDASERLGTFNVAGALRQAKEKNCPSCKSDVQSQTHQETSWIGIVRSRAQIPSSLVVYYYDLEGGEIPARYDAELPLPSAEIKARLAHGKGLVAVRERKDAPPVVLIAAPRFALLDNVEGTLAEMGELPTEPVAVDVPESLETEEIQSVVRAAFGSFRPCYEEVIKTNPTASGKINLDFTVEPDGRVSKAKATADGATLQSMEQCMLGATQKIVFPAAAKETTVVYPIMFSPSN encoded by the coding sequence ATGGCGATTGCGGCTGCGTTCGCGCCGGGTTGCGCGAGCGTCGAGGGCGGAGACGGCGACGAGGCGCCCGCAATGGCCACGCCCGCCGCGAGCGAGCCCTCGATCGCCCTGCGCATCGAGCGTGCCGCGCGCGCGCTCGACCGAGGCGAAGACGCCAAGAAGGCGCGCGAAGATATCGAGGCCGTCCTGCGCGCCCCGTCGGCGACCGCGACCGACCGCGACGAAGCGACGCTCGTCCTGAGCCGCGCCCTCGAGGTGATGGGCGACAAGGAGGGCGCCATCAGCGCCGTCGAGAAGCTCATCTCGGGCCACGCCGCGGACCGCGAATGGACCGCCTCGGCCGAAGCCGAAAAGCGGCTGCGCAAGCTGCTCACCGGCAATGAGGAGGAGCCGAGCCGCCGCTTCACGCCGGCCAAGCCGCCCGTCTCGAGCTTCGCGCACGCGCTGACCAAGTATTTCAAGGCCGACGAGAACGGGCAGGAGCACGTGCGGGTGCTCGCGTTCGGCGGCAGGAACGACGCGAGCGAGCGGCTCGGGACCTTCAACGTGGCCGGCGCGCTGCGCCAGGCGAAGGAGAAGAATTGCCCGAGCTGCAAGTCGGACGTGCAGAGCCAGACGCACCAAGAGACGTCGTGGATTGGCATCGTGCGTTCGCGCGCGCAGATCCCCTCGTCGCTGGTCGTGTATTACTACGACCTCGAAGGAGGCGAGATCCCGGCGCGCTACGACGCGGAGTTGCCGCTGCCCTCGGCCGAGATCAAGGCGCGGCTCGCCCACGGCAAGGGGCTCGTGGCCGTGCGCGAGCGCAAGGACGCGCCCCCCGTCGTCTTGATCGCAGCGCCCCGCTTCGCCCTGCTCGACAATGTGGAGGGGACGCTCGCGGAAATGGGCGAGCTGCCCACCGAGCCCGTGGCCGTCGACGTGCCCGAGTCGCTCGAGACCGAGGAAATCCAGAGCGTCGTGCGCGCGGCATTCGGCTCGTTCCGCCCGTGCTACGAGGAAGTGATCAAGACGAACCCCACGGCGTCCGGCAAGATCAACCTCGATTTCACGGTGGAGCCGGACGGTCGGGTGTCGAAGGCGAAGGCCACGGCCGACGGGGCCACGCTGCAGTCGATGGAGCAATGCATGCTGGGGGCGACGCAGAAAATCGTCTTCCCCGCCGCGGCCAAGGAGACCACGGTCGTTTATCCGATCATGTTCTCGCCCTCGAACTGA
- a CDS encoding protein kinase domain-containing protein: MRFSAGETFDRYVIEALLGEGGMGEVYRAADTRLRRKVALKVMRRSASEGAETWGRAVARMQREARAAAGIGHSGIVAVYDVGEHEGTPFIAMELVEGKPLRSVCGNADVPLSTRLRILLDVARALAAAHQKGLVHRDIKPENVMLRGDGAVKVLDFGIARQVRTGADPMASTVEGSISTLTGEGAFVGTPAYMAPEQVRGEPIDARADQFAWGILAYELISGRLPFRTEGGGMRLIASILSDTPAPLDGVPEVVESIVLRALEKAPEDRFGSMAEVAEQLAAVVTGEAQKTPTTRRKKAQSGSMRPGRARSSRPPPPRRAGAKWALGAVLLVLLAGGLWRGLRHRAAPPLPAATEAAAPRPTAVTDLPLPHSDKPEALLAYREGMQAIRDASWDTARAAFDRARKADPSLAAAHMRSALIGVLHDRAVSREAYRKAVSLRVSLSERDQAFLDAIEPFIQRDPPDRATLVSRMKALSTRYPGDAEIVFWQAWTDQMGGFESDDAAALLDMAERCLAIDPKYADCWQTKEMALITLGRTDEALVAIDRCLEISAGAVDCLRDRALIQDALGQCDAMEATARRWVATDPGSGKPYAMLARSLYAQGASAAAVRGAIDQASRRFRANGLIFEAERTEILTMAALGDLAAAYRRADEAAAQGSEALPPDEEMLFFLARAQLREELGRIDEAVQIADAFLARHAVMPKLDHDNLWTDATVYMLAVKRRAGRLSQDEFEKARADWIASVQQGSRPLAWEAAYGVPASTPEEAKEALDARAQLAPSIDLRHYRKAIAMRSLMGKLHLLAGDPTAALPLLQASARACVHPDFPLGHLHNKARLGMALEATGDKAGACGAYQSVLFRWGEAKASVTAKEVTRRAKALGCDVKGGS, translated from the coding sequence ATGCGTTTTTCTGCGGGAGAGACCTTCGACCGCTACGTCATCGAGGCCCTCCTCGGCGAGGGTGGGATGGGCGAGGTGTACCGCGCCGCCGATACGCGCCTGCGGCGCAAGGTCGCGCTGAAGGTCATGCGGCGCAGCGCGAGCGAGGGCGCCGAGACCTGGGGCCGCGCGGTGGCGCGCATGCAGCGCGAGGCGCGCGCGGCGGCGGGGATCGGCCATTCGGGGATCGTCGCCGTCTACGACGTGGGCGAGCACGAGGGCACGCCTTTCATCGCGATGGAGCTGGTGGAGGGCAAACCCCTGCGGTCCGTCTGCGGCAACGCCGACGTGCCGCTCTCGACGCGGCTGCGCATCCTGCTCGACGTGGCGCGCGCGCTCGCGGCGGCGCACCAGAAGGGGCTCGTGCATCGCGACATCAAGCCCGAGAACGTGATGCTGCGCGGCGACGGCGCCGTGAAGGTCCTCGATTTCGGAATTGCGCGCCAGGTGCGCACCGGCGCCGATCCGATGGCGTCGACGGTCGAGGGATCGATCTCCACGCTCACCGGCGAGGGCGCGTTCGTGGGGACGCCGGCGTACATGGCGCCCGAGCAGGTGCGGGGCGAGCCGATCGACGCGCGCGCCGACCAGTTTGCCTGGGGCATCCTCGCCTACGAGCTCATTTCGGGCAGGCTGCCGTTTCGCACCGAGGGGGGCGGAATGCGCCTCATCGCATCCATATTGAGCGACACGCCGGCGCCGCTCGACGGCGTGCCGGAGGTCGTCGAGTCGATCGTGCTCCGGGCCCTCGAAAAGGCGCCGGAGGACCGCTTCGGGTCGATGGCCGAGGTCGCCGAGCAGCTCGCGGCGGTCGTCACGGGCGAGGCGCAAAAAACGCCGACGACGCGGCGTAAAAAGGCCCAGTCGGGGTCGATGCGGCCGGGGCGGGCGAGATCTTCGAGGCCGCCGCCGCCGCGCCGGGCGGGCGCGAAATGGGCTCTCGGTGCGGTCCTGCTCGTCCTCCTCGCGGGAGGGCTCTGGCGCGGTTTGCGCCACAGGGCCGCGCCGCCCCTGCCCGCGGCGACCGAGGCGGCGGCGCCTCGGCCCACGGCGGTGACCGATCTGCCGCTGCCGCACTCGGACAAACCCGAGGCGCTGCTCGCGTATCGCGAGGGTATGCAGGCGATCCGGGATGCTTCGTGGGACACGGCGCGCGCGGCTTTCGACAGGGCGCGCAAGGCCGACCCTTCGCTCGCGGCGGCGCACATGCGATCTGCGCTGATCGGCGTGCTCCACGACCGAGCCGTATCCCGCGAGGCTTATCGCAAGGCCGTCTCGCTCCGGGTGTCGCTGAGCGAGCGCGACCAGGCGTTCCTCGACGCGATCGAGCCGTTCATCCAGCGCGATCCTCCCGATCGCGCGACGCTGGTGAGCCGGATGAAGGCGCTCTCGACGCGCTATCCGGGCGACGCGGAGATCGTCTTCTGGCAGGCGTGGACGGACCAGATGGGCGGCTTCGAGTCCGACGACGCCGCGGCGCTGCTCGACATGGCCGAGCGGTGTCTGGCCATCGATCCCAAGTACGCCGATTGCTGGCAGACCAAGGAGATGGCGCTAATCACGCTGGGGCGCACGGACGAGGCGCTGGTCGCCATCGATCGCTGCCTCGAGATATCGGCGGGCGCCGTCGATTGTCTTCGCGATCGCGCGCTGATCCAGGACGCGCTCGGGCAATGCGATGCCATGGAGGCGACCGCGCGCCGGTGGGTCGCCACGGATCCGGGCTCGGGGAAACCTTATGCGATGCTTGCGAGGTCGCTCTATGCGCAGGGCGCCTCGGCCGCGGCGGTCCGTGGCGCGATCGATCAGGCGTCCCGGCGATTCCGGGCGAATGGATTGATCTTCGAGGCCGAGCGAACCGAGATCCTCACCATGGCGGCGCTCGGCGATCTGGCCGCCGCGTACCGGCGTGCGGACGAGGCGGCCGCGCAGGGCAGCGAGGCGCTGCCCCCCGACGAGGAGATGCTGTTTTTCCTCGCGCGGGCGCAGCTTCGCGAGGAGCTCGGCCGTATCGACGAGGCCGTGCAGATCGCCGACGCCTTTCTCGCCCGGCACGCCGTCATGCCGAAGCTCGACCACGATAATCTCTGGACCGACGCGACGGTCTACATGCTCGCCGTCAAGCGCCGCGCGGGGCGGCTCTCGCAGGATGAATTCGAAAAAGCGCGGGCGGACTGGATTGCGAGCGTCCAGCAGGGGAGCCGCCCGCTCGCCTGGGAAGCGGCCTACGGGGTCCCGGCGAGCACGCCCGAGGAGGCCAAGGAGGCGCTCGACGCGCGCGCGCAGCTCGCGCCTTCGATCGACCTGCGCCATTACCGCAAGGCCATCGCCATGCGGTCGCTCATGGGCAAGCTGCACCTGCTCGCCGGCGATCCCACGGCCGCGCTGCCACTCCTCCAGGCCTCCGCCAGGGCGTGCGTTCACCCCGATTTCCCGCTCGGCCACCTGCACAACAAGGCCCGCCTCGGCATGGCGCTCGAGGCCACGGGCGACAAGGCGGGCGCTTGCGGGGCCTATCAATCGGTCCTCTTTCGCTGGGGCGAGGCGAAGGCCTCGGTCACGGCGAAGGAGGTCACGCGGCGCGCCAAGGCGCTCGGCTGCGACGTGAAGGGCGGATCGTGA